DNA from Desulforegula conservatrix Mb1Pa:
AAGCCAGGGTATGGAAATCACCTTCAGCTCCATCAGGGCTGATGGCATTACCTGTGAAATGCTGGAAACCATAGCAAGAAGCGGTGCAAGATCAATAACAATAGCACCGGATGCCGGATCTGAAAGACTAAGACGTGTAATAAACAAGAGGCTCACTGAAGAAGAGATTATTAAAGCAGTTGAAGTGGCCATAGATTCAGGACTCCAGAATATCAAGCTTTATTATATGATAGGACTCCCAACAGAAACAGAAGAAGATCTTGATGAAATAATCGGGCTCACCAAAAGGGTCAAATCAGCTTTTCTTGAGAAAAGCAGGCCAAAGGGAAGAATGGGTGACATAACTGTCGGAATAAGCTCATTTGTTCCAAAACCTGCGACTCCTTTCCAGTGGGAGGAAATGCAAAGCCCTTCAAAGCTAAAGAAAAAAATTGCAAGGATTCACAAGGAAATAGGAAGAATACCCAATGTGACTGTTCACGCAGATCCGCCACGTTGGTCTTTTATTCAGGCGGTTTTTGCAAGGGGCGACAGAAGAGTCGGAGACATTCTTGAACAAGCACTGAATAATAATGGGAACTGGCCGAAAACATTCAAGGAATCAGAAATAGATCCTGAATTCATGGCACTAAGAAAAAGGGACAAAGAAGAAATACTGCCATGGGATATTATTGAAAACAGAGTGCCCAAGGAATATCTCTGGAAAGAATACAGTAAGGCCATTAATGCCGAGGAAACACCGCCCTGTCCTGCTGTACCCGGATGTACAAAATGCGGGGTCTGCGGATGACGGATAAAGTATACTTCACATCGTCATAATTTGAACTTTTCTTTTAAATGAAAGGTCAAAGGCCGCTTTTTGAAAAAAGCTTGGCAAAAACTTTTCGGTTATGGATTCTTTTGCTTGAAAAACATATGTTATCAACCCGTAATAAAAAACCATAAAAGTTTTGGGAAAGGTCTGGAAAACCCTTTTTCAAAAGGGTTTTCCTGTAATGATGCAACAACAGGCTTGCCATTCAAACGGCCTGACTCATTTCAAATGTTCATGCTGTGACATTGATGAGTATAGAAACCTTTTTTCAAAAGAGCTGAAAATGGAAGCAAAAAAAACAAAGTTTCTTGCAAGCGTATCTTTAATCATTATTTTTTTAATTCTTTGCGCCTCTCCTTTATTTGCGGCCAATCTTGAAGTGGAAAAGGCCGTAATATGCGAAGAAATAGTTAACAGGGAACCTGCTAAAAAAGCAGTGGTTTTCAGGAATGGCATAGAAAGAATATACTGCCATACAGTTCTTGAAAAAATTAAGGAAAACGGAGTCATATATCACAACTGGTACAAAAGAGACAGACTCTCGTCCAGAATCAAACTGAGTGTCAAACCACCAAGATGGGTCACGTTCAGTTCCATCCAGCTTAGAGACTATGACAACGGCCCCTGGAGAGTTGATATTACAGATGCTGACGGAAATATTCTTAAAGTTGTGAGATTCAGCATTTTAGATTGATCAAAAATAAACCTATATAATCCATAAGATACAAAAAGGCACTACAAATGGAAAGCCTGTGGTCACTCATTCTGAGCATAAGATGGCAGGATATAATTGATATAACAATAAACAGCTATCTCCTGTTCAGGGTTTACATGATATTGAGGGGCACCAATACTGTCAGATCCCTCATAGCGCTCGCTATACTGTGGCTTGTCAAAAAAGCTGCGGAATCGTCGGGTCTTCTTCTGACAAGCTGGGTAATTGAAGCCATAACGGCACTAGCTGCCATGATTGTCATAGTAGTATTCAGAAATGAGATCAGGCGAGTATTCCAGCTGCCAAGAGGATTTCTTTTCTGGGGAAGCCCTGGACCTGTCAACAAACCCCCTGAAAATCTCATAGCCAAAGCTGTTTTTGCAATGGCAAAAAAGAAATGCGGAGCCATTCTCGTGTTTCAGGGCAGAGAAGAGCTGTCCAATATAATTAAAAACGAACTGCTGCTTGATGCAAGGATCAGCAAGGAAATTTTAGAGAGTGTTTTCTGGAAACTGAACCCCCTGCATGACGGAGCTGCGGTAATATCAGGAAGCAGAATAAAGGCTGTCAAGGCTGTTCTTCCCCTGACCCAGAGAACGGATCTTCCTTCAGACTATGGAACAAGGCATAGGGCAGGAATAGGAATAACCGAAATTTCCGATGCATTATCCATTGTCGTTTCAGAGGAAACAGGAGCTATAGCAGCAATAAGTTTCGCTGAAATAAGCCACATCGAGACCGAAGAGCAGCTTGAAGACAGGATAAAAAACCATTTCGGGCCTGGCCACTACACTCCTGAAAAAGCAAAGGAAAGATTTAAAATTGCTGTGGCGGCGACCCTTTCATTCATCTTTGTTTTTACTGCCTGGTTTGCAATAACAAGAGGGAAAAACACCCTAATAAATATAGCTGCGCCGATAGAATTCATAAACAAGAACCCTGAAGCTGAAATAGCGGAATCAGCCTATGACACCGCTACGATACAGGTAACAGGATCAGAAATACTAGTAAGCGCCATAAGGGAAGGACAGATAAGGGTACAGGTCGATGTTTCAAAGGCTCATCCTGGTCTGAACAAATTCGAGCTTGACGGAACAACGGTTACAATGCCGGCAGGAATAAAGCTTAAAAAAATATCACCGTCAAACATTGAAGTTGTTATCGACAAGATGTCTACAAAAAGAATCCCTGTTCAGGTAGACTGGAGCGGGAAAATCCCCGACGGTATCAGGATATCGGATGCCAAGCCCAAACCAGATACTGTACTTTTAAAAGGAAGAAGCAAGATACTTGAAAGCATAGAAACAATATACACCCAGAAGATTCCGGTCGGAACAATAACATCGGATGGTGCGGTAAAAGTTCCGGTTGTCCTGGATTCATCATCGATCTCAATAGCAAAGGGTGAGCCGGAAAACATTGAAGTCTCATATACCGTTGAAAAAGCAAACGAGCAGGCAGATCCTGAAGGCGAATCTACAAAGGAACAATGACGGATTCGCAAAAAGCAGGAAAAGGCTTAAGCGTCATGCCGGACTTGATCCGGCACTTTGTATTTTCAGACTCTTCGTGATTCCGGCCTTAACCGGAATTAATTAAATCGGACTGTTTGAAACATTGTCAAAAATTTTAAAGGTTTTTGCGGAGCTTTCTTCAAAATGCGGCTCGCCCAAACCCCTCATAACTGGAAATAAGACATAACCACATTAATGAATATATATGAGCAACTAACCGGAGAAAATGATGGATGAATGGGGTTATTATCTTAAATTTTTCGTAAGCCTTGTTGCTGTGGTAAATCCCCCGGGAATCATCCCCATATTCATTGACGCAAGCAGAGGGATGAATTCTTCAGAAAGGAAGCAGACCGGAGATCTCGCATCCTACACAGTATTCATGGTTCTGACGTTATCCCTTATATCAGGCGACGCCATCATCAGGTTTTTCGGTATATCCATCGCCTCATTCAGAGTCGCAGGGGGAGTATTGCTGCTGCTTTCCGCAATATCCATGCTTCAGGCAAAACTAAGCCCTGAAAAGCAGTCAGAAGAAGAAGCCATTGATCTTGAGTCAAGGAAAAGTCTGGCGGTCGTTCCACTTGGCATCCCGCTTCTCG
Protein-coding regions in this window:
- a CDS encoding DUF2914 domain-containing protein, whose translation is MEAKKTKFLASVSLIIIFLILCASPLFAANLEVEKAVICEEIVNREPAKKAVVFRNGIERIYCHTVLEKIKENGVIYHNWYKRDRLSSRIKLSVKPPRWVTFSSIQLRDYDNGPWRVDITDADGNILKVVRFSILD
- a CDS encoding diadenylate cyclase, with amino-acid sequence MESLWSLILSIRWQDIIDITINSYLLFRVYMILRGTNTVRSLIALAILWLVKKAAESSGLLLTSWVIEAITALAAMIVIVVFRNEIRRVFQLPRGFLFWGSPGPVNKPPENLIAKAVFAMAKKKCGAILVFQGREELSNIIKNELLLDARISKEILESVFWKLNPLHDGAAVISGSRIKAVKAVLPLTQRTDLPSDYGTRHRAGIGITEISDALSIVVSEETGAIAAISFAEISHIETEEQLEDRIKNHFGPGHYTPEKAKERFKIAVAATLSFIFVFTAWFAITRGKNTLINIAAPIEFINKNPEAEIAESAYDTATIQVTGSEILVSAIREGQIRVQVDVSKAHPGLNKFELDGTTVTMPAGIKLKKISPSNIEVVIDKMSTKRIPVQVDWSGKIPDGIRISDAKPKPDTVLLKGRSKILESIETIYTQKIPVGTITSDGAVKVPVVLDSSSISIAKGEPENIEVSYTVEKANEQADPEGESTKEQ
- a CDS encoding YchE family NAAT transporter, whose protein sequence is MMDEWGYYLKFFVSLVAVVNPPGIIPIFIDASRGMNSSERKQTGDLASYTVFMVLTLSLISGDAIIRFFGISIASFRVAGGVLLLLSAISMLQAKLSPEKQSEEEAIDLESRKSLAVVPLGIPLLAGPGAISTVILHAQKHLNIAHYFSLFIVITALSALVWCLLRLSSLIALKIGKTGINLITRIMGLIMAAIGVEFIASGLKQFFPGLG